AATTTTCTAAGAATCATCTAGATAGAGAATGCTATAACAATTCATACTTTCCCATTTGTGAGGCTAATGTAGCGTCTAAGATAATATCGTACAACTTCAGATATGTTGTGCTCATATTGATTTTCCTTGTATGTCAATAGGTATAACAAGAATTTTGTTTGTTGCTTTCAACATATGCAGTTATTGGCAAGCGAGGTGCCGTACAGCTAGGTTGAAACAATTTGGATCCATCGATTTATCCTTCTTTAATGTTTCTTGAATTTTCTCGAGAGTTAAGGCAATCTGGTAAGGCTTGGGGCTTAGCACCCATTCTTTCCTATAAAACAACCACTTCCATTCTAAGTGAGATGAAACAAAACAACTGTTTTATTACTGTTAAGAAAAATTCATATGTAGTGTAGAACAATTGTGGCTTACTTTAAAGcctcatcatgatcaattgaCATGATATATTCCCAAATTTCGTCCCTTAACTCTTGTTCTCCCAGCGGTATGCTACTGAGTGGAAAGAGCACGTGCTTTCGTCTCTTGCAAGATGAAAGCTAATTTCTGCCTAAAAATCCTATGGTATGATAACATAAAAATTAGTTACACTACTAAAAGCATATGCAAATTTAAATACATACGTAATTTAAATAGAGAGATCTTACTCCAAAGTATTGGCATCAGTCATTGACTTGATGTAGTTTTGAAGCATGGCTATTAGTGTAAAGTACATCTGATTTGTTCCTTTTGCATATTTTGGCAGGCCTATCTATAATTTTAATTTCATCGAAACTCCCTCTCTCACTGTCATCATGCTCAGAATCTAGGCAGCCTTTCCAATTAATTTTAGTCTAAAGTTTTTTATATGATCCTGCCCAGTAGTAATAAGGATTACTGTCAGCTAGCATAAACTCTACATTTCTTTGAGCTGGTTCTGCTGACATGCGCCACACATAATATGCCTTCCCCTCAACAAAGTAAGGGCTCTAAACGATCCACCTCATTATCCTCTATAAGGCTGTCTCCAGCGGTTCGCGGTAAACGGTTCGGTACCCTAAAATCGGAGCATACTGTAGCAAGCGACGACTCCAGCGGTCTTCTCCAAACCGTTCGGTAAAATGGGGGAGGGGGAGAGCATCCCGCACAGAGGGAGCGAGCAGCGCCGTCCTCCATTCGCCTCGCGCTCCAGCGCATCTCCGCCAGCGCCTTCCGCGCGGCCGCGGGAAGAAACTGCCGGGGAGGGGAAAGCGACGGCCGCCGTTGGGTCGCCGGTGGGGGAGGGCCTAGCGGGTGCGGCGGGCCGCGGGCGAGCAGATCTggaagaggggcggcggggccagATCGGCGGGCGTGTCTCGGTCGGCAGCGGCCTTGCGCTGGAGGGCCGCCGGGGGGCGTCTGGGGCCTGCGCACGGGGAGAAGGAAGTCCCGGCCGGCGTCCTCCATCCCCTTCTGCGCGGGCGCAGGAGGAAGCAGCCGAGCGGGGTCCCCGGCGCGCGGCGGATCTGGAGGAGTGCGGCAGTTCGTCCTTCGGGGCCGCGGCGGGAGGGGAAGGCGAGAGTGACTCTGGGCCGTCATCTGCAAAGGGAGGGGGCAGCGGCGAAGAGAGACGAAAGAGGCGGCGGTCGGCACGCGCTCGACGGCGGTTCATCTCCAGATCCGCCGACACCCCGTCTTCCTCGAAGCGGCGCCGGAGGGGAAGGTAAGCTGTTCGATTTCGTTGTTTATTTATTGACTCGAGCAAGCTGCGGGTAGGTTGCTAGCTGGTCGGTATTCaaatcgccgccggccaccacggTCGCGGCTGCGGGTTATGGTTGATTCGGGGGTTCTCGGTGCGGGATTGGAAGAGTGGAGGCACGCGGCTCTCATCAGCTGCTTGGGGTTGCTGGTGTGCAGGGTAGGCTAGGTGGCGGATTTCAAGATCGATTTGAGCCGTGTTTGTTTCCTTTCCCCATCTCCTGGTAGTGGATCCTGGTGATTTTGAGCTGGCCGTTCTTCCCCATTTCTTTGCGCACTTGACCCTTCTCGCAAAATTAGGCGCCTCTGGTTTCCTTCTCGATGCCCACATACCGTGATCTGGTTCGACCAAATAGGTGGTCAAGCCTTTCACCATTTTTTTCGTGTTGCTCTTGATGGAAAGGCCACATCGGCTTGTTCCTGGGATTGAAATTCAGACCACGGCCTGGTCAAGACTCATGGGAAATGTAGCCTGTAGGTTATGATTGATCCTTGTACGTGTTTATTCCAGAAGCCAGAACTTTATCCAGAGTTTTCCACGACACATTAAGATACTGTCTGAATTAGAGATCAATTTATATATCATGAATCATATTCTGACCTTTCACTACTTCCCTTGGCCGAGCGCAGGGTTGCCAATTGTTTGCGATGTAGTATATTCTTCCTTTTTCGTGGTGTGTGTTGAGCTTTGGACCCCTGTTCCTTGGCTCAGATGTACTGTAACGACTCCTGTTTCCTCTTAATGAAAAATGTGCTCCGACACAGTCACAAAAAAAGATGTAGCTACTCCATGCATTATACACATGTATGTATGGTGCTGATACTTGCCGCTTCCTTAGTCAAATCTCATCAAGGAATTGTGCATGTCATTTCAAATTATACCTTGCTGTTGGGTCACATGTTTGTGGTCAAGCTATGAATCTTCAGGGGCACATTGGTGAAAGGAATTTGGCACTCATCATGCTGGTGATATCATGATAGCATAAACATAATATCATGCTGACTATACACTGCGTATCTTACTATCTTACATCTGCCCATTGCACTAGCTATTAAGGTTGATCAAGCTTCTTATGTGTTATATGCACTGGTGAATTGCATTGCTTGTTTTTCTAACTTTATTTGTGGCGTGCTATTAATTATCAAAAGTAGATGATTATGTAACTGGGCGCCTATGTTTCAGTTTCAGAAACAGCAGTTGCACCTCAACTTACTTTAACTCTTAACTTTGGCATAGGCATCTGTATATAAATAGTAAAGTAACTATATATTCTTGATTTTGTGGAGTTAAATTCTGTTAGGATTTTTTAGGCTAACGGCAGGGGAGGCCCCTACCCTTTTTTGTATAAAAGGGGAATATACGTACAGGTGGATTACATGAACACTAGGTCCAAAACAGAAAAGCAGAGTACATGTAAAAAATTACTCAGCCAAGCATTTAACAGTAGTAATTATTTTGAATAGGATGAGCAGTTGGTTTGACACTGTGGAGTTACCTGCTTGTTTTCTGATGATTGGGTTATCTTGCATTCCTTTCCCTTTCAGCTAAGCAATTTTTCTATTATGTAGTAGCATTTTTTACGAAATGGTTAAGCTGATTCTTTATAATGCATTAGCAATTTTGCAGTTGTATCTAGGCACTCTTTTAACAATACTTGTGTTGAGCTTGTTGTATCTTTTAGTTTTGCTGTCTTTTTTATGTATTCAGCCTAAAAAGGTAGGTAGGGATCATGCAATAATATTGTTCTAGATGGACAATAATATGGTTCGCAATAGGTACCTTTTTAGATAACCAATAATACTGCATTATGGATAGTTGATGCAGCTGTACCAACAGGCAGATTAGAGTGTGACAGTGTTGGATATTGCCTTAGCCGCTGTCCTGTTGCCTTTTCTTTGCATATTTTTCCCCCTCTTCTTTATTTCATTAATTTCAGAGTGCATCATGTCAAATGTGCTACCCTTCAGTATATTGTTTGCACCACTTACCTTTAGGAAATTTTTGCAAAAACGAGAATTCAGTATGCACATCATATGGCTATGGGTCATACACTTATATTGTAATGATTAAGCAGAACAATGTATTTAAATAGGCTATTTCAACTGAACATTAATCATAAATCTCGTTTGTACTGTAAGTGACACAAGTTTTTGTGCTTTGTGATTTGTAGGGTCATGGACCGCGTGACCAATTACGCCATGCAAGGATGCAGCAACAATGACGAGATAGAGGAGGTTGAAGCTGCTGCCAATGCTGCCTCTCGGCAGCATTGGATGGGATCCTTCCACCCATACGGAATGCCGCCACCAGTACCCCCTTATTTTTACCCTGCTCCACCAACCATGCCGCCTCCAGCAGGACCCCCAATGCAGCAGGTCAGTGAAGGTCCGAGGGTCCGAGGGGGGGACCCCGATGCTGGGAAAAGTGGTCCGAAGGTTAAGCTTCCAAATTTCAATCCCGAAGAAGACGTGAACCTGACAAAGTGGTGGCTAAACATAAGTACTGACCCGGTTGTCAACACCGGGCAGCGGAAAGAAGGGTTTTGGTTACGGATCATGAAAGGGTACAACTCATCTCGAGGGGTTTACCCGGAGAGATCGCAGAAGTCGCTCACGACTCGTTGGGACTACATCAAAGAGTGCTGCACCAAGTTTTCCGAGTTCTACAGTTGCGTTCTGCGTTTGAATCCCAGCGGCATGTCGGACGCAGACAAGGTACTTGACCTGCTTCTCAACTTCTGTACGTTTCACAGATGGACCGTCCTAGGCCTGGATTTTACTTATATACAGATATCCAAATTATACAATTGATACACCTCTTTTTTGTCTATGCTGATCTTGTTCAGACGACGGAGGCAATGGCTCGGTATGCTGCGGCATTGCAGAAGCCTTTCACCCAGATGCACTCCTGGAAGTTGTTGAAGGATGAGCCAAAGTGGGAGGCGTGCATTGGGGCTCACTCCAAGGTACATGTGCTCGACGACGACTCCTCCGATGCAGCAGCTGGCGGTGCCAACGGAGTGGGCGGTGCTGCCGAGTCTGATCCCCCGTCCTCCAGCGGGAGCAAGAGGCCGGCTGGGAGGGATACCACTAAAGCAGCGAGCAAAAAGGCCGCCACATCGTCGTCCTCGTCGGAATACATTTCACAAATGAATGATATGTGGGGCAACAAGCTGTCAATAATAAAGGAGGGTCAGTCTGAGATGGCCACCCACCACGCCACGATGTGTGTGCTGCAGGAGAAGAAGATCACTACGGACAGGGAGCTGCAGGAGAAGAAGATGGCTGCGGAAAGGGAGCTGGAGGAACGTCGTCTGGCGCAGGAGGAACGTCGTCTGGCGCATGAGGATCGTCG
The Panicum hallii strain FIL2 chromosome 6, PHallii_v3.1, whole genome shotgun sequence genome window above contains:
- the LOC112898247 gene encoding glutathione S-transferase T3-like; translated protein: MDRVTNYAMQGCSNNDEIEEVEAAANAASRQHWMGSFHPYGMPPPVPPYFYPAPPTMPPPAGPPMQQVSEGPRVRGGDPDAGKSGPKVKLPNFNPEEDVNLTKWWLNISTDPVVNTGQRKEGFWLRIMKGYNSSRGVYPERSQKSLTTRWDYIKECCTKFSEFYSCVLRLNPSGMSDADKTTEAMARYAAALQKPFTQMHSWKLLKDEPKWEACIGAHSKVHVLDDDSSDAAAGGANGVGGAAESDPPSSSGSKRPAGRDTTKAASKKAATSSSSSEYISQMNDMWGNKLSIIKEGQSEMATHHATMCVLQEKKITTDRELQEKKMAAERELEERRLAQEERRLAHEDRRLEMEQSRAAKEERAEEERILSIDLDRCSPALRLFYKRQQDQILAKYSLPPP